From a single Sander vitreus isolate 19-12246 chromosome 4, sanVit1, whole genome shotgun sequence genomic region:
- the c4h1orf159 gene encoding uncharacterized protein C1orf159 homolog translates to MALSFLLVLAATVILIRPETPVTKALHQNSLECCGEKQRVNNSCSNDTHCEPGCFLRVLDNSNTVCIFCDSAAVDLENITVCTYNYTMERKNHTTVTTVIPKIGGPGVAASLLLGTLLISLFLILSVASFFYLKRSNRLPSIFYRRDKAFMFQPSETVSQCFVLFVPSTRYSGALCQEDRMYLFQQCSLVVQRHCL, encoded by the exons ATGGCTCTGTCATTCCTTTTGGTCTTGGCTGCAACTGTGATTCTTATCAGACCCGAGACACCTGTAACTAAG GCTTTACATCAGAACTCACTTGAGTGCTGTGGCGAGAAACAGAGAGTGAACAATTCATGTTCAAATGACACCCACTGTGAACCAG GATGCTTCTTGCGTGTCCTTGACAACAGCAACACTGTTTGCATATTCTGTGACTCCGCAGCTGTGGATTTGGAGAACATAACAGTCTGCACTTACA ACTATACGATGGAGAGGAAAAATCACACAACCGTAACTACTGTCATTCCTAAAATTG GAGGGCCAGGTGTGGCAGCCTCGCTTCTTCTGGGAACACTGTTGATCAGCCTGTTCCTGATCCTCTCCGTGGCCTCCTTTTTCTACCTCAAACGCTCCAACCGACTCCCGAGCATCTTCTACCGCCGCGACAAGG CCTTCATGTTCCAACCAAGTGAGACAGTAAGTcaatgttttgtattgtttgttcCTAGCACACGCTACAGTGGAGCCTTGTGTCAAGAAGACAGAATGTATTTGTTTCAGCAATGTTCTCTTGTAGTACAAAGACATTGTTTGTAA
- the kbtbd12 gene encoding kelch repeat and BTB domain-containing protein 12, which yields MDLTAKHGLVLLDQLRKMRESEHLTDVVLVAEGISFPCHRVVLSAFSPYFRVMFTCGLRECNTREIFLRDTPADSLSLLLNYMYCSELPLNNGNVQGISIAAFLLQMDDVFTRCQQHMTENMDASNCLGVYYFARDLGAEELADHAQRFLRQHFVQVCQNEEVLELEAHQLGKLLTSDDLNISREETILDVVLRWVKHSTLMDGEVRVLHLPELLRKVRLPLINPDYLREAMKRNTALLADAECLEMINKALETTAMHPSAAPRKLKLRYGMETTDLLLCVGNDGGGIRSRYGTYTERSFCYAPSTGRTYYITSPRYAEALGYVCAGIVTERNDIIVAGEAGARRMARQRDTNVEIYRYKVEAQGSWEHLTTAEYRDSYALGSLGDTLYLLGGQMKLKDQFLITNCVERWSLQGGPWRSAAPLPMPLAYHSVVKMKDRLYAIGGRTPQSYRMDDEPDRLSNRLLEYDPNTNKWTELGPMKYSKYRCSAVVLNGEIFVMGGIGCEGVDCGQSRRCLDAVEIYNPDGDYWRDGPPLPSAQLSLRTNASNAGVVGGKIYVCGYYKGADRHDDITKDILELDPWENRWTVVARHALMHDNYDVCLVAKLNPRGLMSPPADLVKQ from the exons ATGGATCTTACAGCCAAACATGGGCTGGTGCTGCTGGACCAGCTGAGGAAGATGAGGGAGAGTGAGCATCTGACAGATGTGGTGCTGGTTGCTGAGGGCATTAGCTTTCCCTGTCACCGGGTTGTTCTATCTGCCTTTAGTCCATACTTCCGTGTGATGTTCACATGTGGCCTGCGTGAGTGCAACACCAGAGAAATATTCCTGCGTGACACCCCTGCAGACAGCCTGTCCCTCCTCTTGAACTACATGTACTGCTCAGAGCTTCCTCTAAATAACGGCAATGTACAAGGCATCTCTATTGCAGCTTTTCTGCTGCAGATGGATGACGTCTTTACTCGCTGTCAGCAACACATGACCGAGAACATGGACGCCTCCAACTGCCTTGGTGTGTATTACTTTGCCCGGGACCTCGGTGCAGAGGAACTGGCTGACCATGCTCAGCGCTTCCTGAGGCAGCACTTTGTCCAAGTCTGCCAAAATGAGGAGGTCCTGGAGCTGGAGGCCCATCAGCTGGGAAAGCTCCTGACTTCTGATGACCTTAATATTTCACGAGAAGAGACCATATTGGATGTGGTCCTTCGCTGGGTCAAACACAGCACTCTGATGGATGGAGAAGTCCGTGTTCTGCACCTTCCAGAGCTACTGAGGAAGGTCCGTCTGCCACTGATAAACCCTGACTATTTAAGAGAGGCGATGAAGAGGAACACGGCCCTGCTGGCCGATGCTGAATGTCTAGAGATGATCAATAAAGCTTTGGAGACCACAGCGATGCATCCCTCAGCTGCCCCACGCAAACTAAAGCTGCGGTACGGCATGGAGACCACAGATCTGCTGCTCTGTGTTGGAAACGATGGTGGTGGGATTAGGTCAAGATATGGGACCTATACTGAGCGCAGCTTTTGCTATGCTCCATCCACAGGCCGAACCTACTATATCACTTCACCTCGCTATGCAGAGGCTCTGGGGTATGTGTGTGCTGGGATTGTGACTGAAAGAAATGACATTATAGTGGCAGGAGAGGCAGGTGCACGAAGAATGGCCCGACAGAGGGACACGAATGTTGAGATTTACAG GTACAAAGTAGAGGCCCAAGGAAGCTGGGAGCACTTGACGACAGCAGAGTACCGTGATTCATATGCCCTGGGGTCACTGGGTGACACTCTGTATCTGCTGGGTGGGCAGATGAAACTGAAGGATCAGTTTCTCATCACTAACTGTGTAGAACGATGGTCTCTGCAAGGAGGACCTTGGCGCAGTGCAGCACCCCTGCCTATGCCTTTGGCCTATCACAGCGTGGTCAAGATGAAAGATCGCCTTTATGCGATTGGTGGTCGAACACCTCAG TCATACCGGATGGATGATGAGCCTGACCGTCTTAGTAACCGCCTCCTGGAGTATGATCCAAACACAAATAAGTGGACAGAGCTAGGTCCCATGAAGTACTCAAAGTACCGCTGCAGTGCTGTTGTACTCAATGGTGAAATTTTTGTGATGG GAGGTATTGGCTGTGAGGGTGTCGACTGTGGGCAATCACGCCGCTGCCTCGATGCTGTGGAGATCTACAACCCAGATGGAGATTACTGGAGGGATGGACCTCCTCTCCCATCTGCACAACTCTCACTGCGCACCAATGCCTCAAACGCAGGAGTGGTGGGAGGCAAGATCTATGTGTGTGGATACTACAAAGGAGCAG ATCGCCATGATGATATAACAAAGGACATTTTGGAGCTAGACCCATGGGAGAACCGCTGGACAGTGGTGGCTCGGCACGCTTTAATGCATGACAACTATGACGTCTGCTTAGTGGCAAAACTCAACCCAAGAGGACTCATGTCCCCACCTGCAGACTTAGTTAAACAGTGA